The genomic window ACGCCTGGGGCACCGGCAGGTAGGAGGGCTTCTCGGTCTCCGGTGCGAACCGGCCGTCCTCGGTGAGGATCGTCCCGTAGCTGCCGCACAGGGTGCAGGTGGTGACCAGCAACCGGCCGGACTCGGCGCCGAAGAGGTCCGGCAGGATCGCCCGATCGACGTCGAGCAGCCGGGTCATCGCGAACCCGCAGAAGCCGCACTCCCCAAGCCGCCCACCGGAGATCGGCACCGGCTCACCGGTGGTCAGGGACAGCGCGACAGAGCTGGTCAACCGGCGGGCGGCACCGGCGGGCGACAGCTCCCAGCCACCGGAATGAGCGGCCCGGGTCAGCGGGACTCCGATCTCGGCGGCCCACGGCGGGGGTGGCACGGACCAGCGCCGGAGACATCTCCGGCCGGGTCAAGGAAGCCGGGAAGGGCCGAAGGCAGCGATGCCGGGATCAGGCGCCGGGGATGTCGAAGATCATGCAGCTGGACGTGGCGTGGGCGATCAGGCGGCCGGCGGCGTCGGTGATGCGAGACTCGGCCAGTGCGGTGCGGCGGCCCCGCTGCAGGACGGTGCCGGTGCAGGTCAGGCGGCCGGAGGCGATGGTGGCGGGGCGCAGGAACTTCACATTCAGGTCCATGCTCGTGTAGGCCACCCCGGCCGGCAGGGTGCTGTGCACCGAGCAGGCGGCGGCGGTGTCGAGCAGGGTGGAGAGGACGCCGCCGTGCACGGTGCCGAGCGGGTTGTAGTGGAATTCCTGCGGGTCGAGTTCGAGGGTGACGCTGCCCTCTTCGACGCGCATGCCGTGGCCGTCGATCAGCTGCATGATCGGTGGCGGCGGAAGCTCGCCGGACGCCATGGCGGTCAGGAGTTCCAGGCCGCTGCGCCGGCCCAGCAGGTGCGCGTGCTCGGCCGGGTCGGACCAGCCGAACGTACGGGTCCGGGTGGCGTCCTGGGTCTGCGTCATGGACGCAGGTTGGCAGAGGGTTGCTGCGTCTGTCAACGAGACTTAGCCTTCTTCACATGTCGAGCCCGTCCGCCCCACCCGCCGCCCTGAACTGGTCCGTCGACAACTGCACCATCGAGCGGGCGATGGGCGTCCTCGGCGAGAAATGGACCCTGGTGGTACTCCGGGAGGTGTTCGCCGGCATCCGCCGTTTCGACGACATGCGGGTCCGCACCGGCATCCCCCGGCAGGTCCTCGCCAACCGGCTGACCACCCTGGTCGGCAACGGGGTGCTGCGCCGCGATCCGTATCGGGAGCCCGGCGCCCGGCTCCGCCACGAGTACCGCCTCACCGCGAAGGGCTTCGACCTCTACCCGATCATGATCGCACTGTCCGAGTGGGGGGACAGATATCTGGCCGACCCCGAAGGACCACCTATCTCGTACGCCCACCGCGACTGTGGCGCCGAACTGCACCTGGACGTCACCTGCGCCGACGGCCACCAGGTCACCGAGAAGCGGGCGATCCAGCCCCGCCCCGGCCCGGGAGCGCACCCCCGGACCGAGACGAGTTCACCGTGACGAGCTGAGCGGCAGCGCCCGGACCAGCATCCGGTGCGACCGCCAGCCGGGGAACGGGATCAGATCCCCGGCGTGCTGGAACTTCATGCCCTGCAGAGCGCGCCACACCCGCGTGTTGGTCTCGGTGACCGCGAGTGCGGTGCGCTCCTCCGGCCGCTGACCGAGCAGCTCGGCGAAGAGCCGGATGCCGATGCGGTGCCGCTGCACGGTGGGGTCGACGAACGCCTCACAGATGGCGAACGTGCGCCCTTCCCACTCCTCGGCGAGGCTGGGATCGTGGACATCGGTCAGGTCCCGCCACCACAGGGTCTCCGGCGGGAGTGGACAGCCCATGACGGCGCCGACCAGCTGGCCGTCCACGTAGCCGAGTGCGCCCTGATATCCGGGCGCCTCGGCGGTCCAGCGCAGACGGTCCTCGACGGACGGATCACTGTGGTCGATCAGGTGCAGATCGGCGGCGTGGACCCGCCGGTACACCGCCGCCAGTTCATCGATGTCGGCCTTCTCGGTAAGGACGACGGAACTACTTGATTCCTCGCGTGCCCCCACGCCTGAACCTCCGTTAATTTCCAATAAGGCAAGCCTTACCTAAGCAGAGGTTCTTTCACATTGCCAACTCAGGTGGTCCGCTCCCGCAGCCAGCGCTCGTGCGCGGCGGACGCCCGCGCCCACAGGACCGCCCGCTCCGGCTCGTCGAAGGTCATCCCGAAGACGCCGTCCAGCGCCGCGAAATAGTCGGCGGCGGTCACCAGTTCGGTGAGCGCGGCAGCCGCACCGATCCGGCTCAGATTCCGGCCGCGCAGGATGTCGGCGCCGGTAGCGTCCCGCCGGGCAGCCATCGGAGTCCGGACGAAACCCGACGTCTCCGAGGTGGAGAGTTCCACATGCCGGACGGCAAAATCGGACATCATGGCTTTCTCGGTACGGAAATCCATGCCTCGGAAGCTCCCCGCCGGATCATGATCGAACCGCCACCCGCCCGGTTCCGCCTCCGACGGCCGCAACGTGTACCGGAACGGGCCCTGCTCGTAAACTCCGGCCACCAGCGGCAACGGCCCGTGCAGACCGTCACCCATACCCAGGTCGACCAGCCACTGTCCGTCCGGCGACTCGGCCGACGGCAGCCCCGACACGGTCAGCACCAGGTGGTTGCCGCTGGCCCCGGCCTCGGCGTCCTGCCCCTGCACCCCGCCGACGTGCCGGGTGACCGCATAACCCAGCGCCCGCAGCAGCACCGAGAAGGCACCGTTCAAGTGGTAGCAGTAGCCGCCCCGGCCGGCCACGATCCGTCGCGCCGACTCCAGCGGGCAGACCGTGGTGGGCCGGCCCAGGTGGATCTCCAGCACTTCATAGGGCACCCGCTCGGCGTGCGCGCGATGCAACGCCGACAGGGCCGCCACGCCGGGCTGGTGACCGGCTAGTTCGGGCAGGCCGAGCCGGGTCAGGTAGCCAGTCGGGTCGATGGTCTCGGGCATGCCCGACACGGTAGCCGCGGGGTACGACACCGCCCCGGTACAGAGCCGATCCGCCGCGGGCCGGGGTGCCGCTTAAACTCCGCGAGTGACGATCAGTGACACCACCCGGCGGCGGCCGGTCATCACCCTGCTGGTCGTCTGCCAGAGCAGTATCGGGCTGATCTTCGGTGGGATCGGGCTGTTCCTGCCGCTGATCCGCACCGATCTGGGGATCAGCTTCACCGAGGCGGGGACGCTCGCGGCGGTGAGCAATCTGACGTACGCGCTGATGCAGGTGCCGTCGGGTTACCTCGCCGACCGGTTTCCGCCGCGACGGCTGTTCCTGATCGGGATGCTCGGGCTGAACCTTCTGTCGGCGCTGTTCGCGGTGCTGGAGTCGTACCCGCTGCTGTTGATCGATCAGGCCTTGGCCGGGGTCTTCCGGGCGCTGGTCTTCATGCCCGGCCTGCTGCTGATGACCGAGTTGTTCCCGCCGGGGCGGCGAGCGTCCGCGATGGGTTTGTACGTGGTCGGCGGCTTCTCGTCGAACATCCTGCTCAGCGCGATCGGCCCGGCTCTGGTCGGACCGCTCGGGTGGCGGCTGCTGTTCGTGCTGTTCGCCGGGTTCGGCCTGCTCAGCGTGGCGCTCTACCGCTACCTCGCCGGGCCGTCCGGGAGACGGGAGCCGTCCGGTGCCCCGGTCCGCTTCGGTGAACTGCCGGGTCTGCTCCGGCAGCGGATCGTCCAGCTCACCGCGGTCATCCAGTTCACCCGGCTGTCGGTCGCGCAGGGCTTCACGTTCTGGTTGCCCTCCTATCTGGTCGTGGATCGCGGGCAGTCACTGGCCGCCGCGGGGCTGGTCGCGGCTCTGGCGTCGGCGATCAGCGCACCGGTCAACTACCTCGGCGGTTACCTGTCCGACCGGATCAACCGGCCACTGCTCGTCATCGGCGGTTCCCTCGTCGTCCTCACCGGCGGGCTGACGCTGCTCACGTACGTACCCGGCATGCTCGGTGTCCTCGGTGTGGTGGCACTGATCTCGGTGGCGATCCAGGTGTACTTCGGGCCGCTGTTCGCTCTGCCGTTGCAGGTTCTCGGCGATCGCAACGCCGGGCTGATCAGTGGAATCGGCAACTTCTGGGCCAATCTCGGCGGCTTCGCGTTCGTGTACGCGCTGGGCGCCGTCAAGGACACCACCGGCTCGTTCCGGGCCGGGTTCCTCAGCCTGGCGGTGCTCTGTGTGGTCGCGCTCATCGCCACGTGGGTGGCCCGGCCGTCACTCCGGCGAGCCGGGTAGGCACGGCGGCCGCGAGGGCGGCGTGCCCGGCCGGGTTCAGATTCAGGTGATCACCCACGTCGAAGGCGGGCCGCAGCCGCCACGGCGCGGACGGGTCGCGGACCGCCGCGTCGAAGTCGGCGTACGACTCGAACAGCCCGCCCCGGATCGCGCTGTTCACCGACTGGCGCGCGGTCTCCCGTACCCCAGCGGGATCGTCGTAGATGTTGCCGCCGAACGGCGTGAGCGTCGCACCGGACGTCCGCAGCCCGCACGCCTGCGCCCGCAGCGCGATCTGCCGGTAGGCGGCGATCAGGTCACCGGTCACCCGCCGCTGGGCCGCCTCCGACGCCGCCGTGGTGCCGAGGTCGTTGACCCCCTCGAAGACCAGCAGGTGGGCGGCACCTCCGAGGGCGAGCACGTCCCGGTCCAGGCGGGCCAGAGCGTTCGGGCCGAGACCATCCCGGAGTACGCGGTTACCGGCGGCCGCCTGATTCAGGATCGCCAGCCGCGGATCCCGCCACCGGTCCGCCAGCAGGTCGGGCCAGCGGTCGTTGCCGTTGGTCGTCGAACCGCGGCCGTCGGTCAGCGAGTCGCCGAGCACCACCAGGGCGGAGGCGCCGGTCGCGAGCACTTCGACGCCGCTGATCAGGTACCAGTGGTCGGCCGCCACCGCGCCCGGCAACTCCACCGCGGCGTGCTGATCACCGGTGGCCAGCCAGGACGTCGTCCGGGAACCGGGATGCGAGGTGATCGCCGGCTGTTCCGGGCCCGCGCGCAGATGCACCGTGATCGTCAGGTTCGACCGGGGTGACAGCGGCAGATCGACCGGATCGGAGACGGTTTGAGCGCCTGCCGGGACGATGACATCGCGCCGTCCGCTGAAGGTCAACGGCCGGCAGCTACCGGGCACGATCCCCGCCGCTCCGGCCCGGCCACCGGCCGGCAGGGCGACGGCGGCCACCGTGATCGGCAGGGCGCCGGTGCCGAACGCGTTCGAGAATCGGACCCGCACCCGGCGCCCGCCCAGCGACACCCGCACGGTCTGCCGCAGGGTGGTGTCCACCAGGGCGGTGAACGGTTCCGGCGGCAGGTTGTGGCGTTCGGTGAGCTGCGGAGCGGCGGTCCAGGTGTGGATCCAGCGGGGTCGTGGCGGCGGTCCGGAATCGATGAGCAGCAATGGGGAGGCGGCCCCCAGGAGGCTACGACGCCGCATGTCACGGAACGTATAGCCGCATATCGATCTAGTCAACATGCGTTTGGGAGCGCTCCAAGTTAAGCTTCGGAACGGAACACGATCGGAGGACGGCCCACCATGCTGATGGCCCTGCTACTCGACGCCGCCAACATCATCGGCGGGCTGCTGCTCGCCATCCCGATCCTCGGCCGCTTCCCAGCCGTCGCCCGCGTCACCGGGCACATCGCCCGCTGGCAGTGGCTGGTCGGCATCATCGCCCTGGTCGCCGGCGGCTATTACCTGATCGTCCACCTGATCTCCGGCCCGCGCCTGTTCCACTTCGAGGTGGTCGGCATAGCGGTCGGCGTGATCCTCGCCTGGGACCGACTGACCGGCAAGAAGCCCCTGGTCCCGGCACCCGCCACCAGCGCCGGCGGCAGCTCGTCACCGGGGATCGGCTGGCCCTCCGCCGGCGCCCCGCCGGAGCACAGCACCGCCACACCCCCGGCCACCGCGCCCGCCGACCTGTCCGGTCCGGCCCTGCTCATCGCGGTCTTCGGCATCATCGCGATCATCGTCGGACTCCAGGGCCTGTTCACCCCCAACTGATCAAGCCGTCCTTCGACGGTCACCGGGTCCAGCGGCGCCACTGGCTCAGGGTCGGAAGTAGGTCGCGCTCGCGGGCGTCGGCCATCAGGCGGATCCACATCGACTGGTAGCCGGTGTCGAAGACCGGCGCGGTCAGGCCCACCTCGAAGAGGGCCCGAGTCGCGGCGGTCGCCTGAACCGCCATGCTCATCTCCTGGGCACCGCGCTGCCGGCGCGGGTCGCCGGGGCCGTCGAACGGGAACGTCACGATCAGGGCCACCAGTTCGTAGTAGTCGCCGAACGCGAGCATCCCGGTAGCCGTCGCCAGATAGCGGACGTGGGTGGACTCCCCGGTGTCCGGGGGTTCCGCGCACAGCACGGCGACGGCCTGGCGGCGCATCCGCTCGGCGTGCCGCAGTTGAAGAGTGCGCAGGTCACGGCCGGTCGGGGTGGTGGCGAGACGGGTGGCGTCCGGGCGGTCGACGGCCCGCAACTGGAGCAGGTGGGGTTCGCTGAGGTCGTCGAGGAGCACGGCGGCGATGCGGGTGATCTCGGTGTCGGCGAGGGCGATGTCACCGGCGATGCGTGGCTCCCGGCCGGCGATGGTGGCACGAAGCTCGGCGACCGCTTCGGCCCGCCCGGCCGGCCCGATCGTGTCCACCAGTGACTGCAGGCTGCGAGTCGTCCAGAGCGCCATTTACAAACGGTACGTCCACATTCGAACACCCGCCACGCACACTGTTGACGGTTCGCAGCAGCGGGTAACTGTCCGGTTCTCGGCATTGACCCACCGATACTGCTCGATGAGGTGCATTCTGGATCACCATGGATGACGTACTCGTGGTGGGTGGCGGCATCGCCGGACTGGCGCTGGCCCGCGCGCTGCACCGCCTGGACGTGCCGGTGACCGTCGCCGAGCGCGGCACCGAGGACTCCGGCCTGGCGCTCAACCTGCCCGGCAACGCGATAGCCGCGTTCGCCGCCCTGGGCTTGGCCGAGGACCTGCAGAAGCTGGGCCGCCCCACCACCCGCCGGGAGTACCGGACCCGCCGCGACCGGCTGCTGTTCACCGTTGACGAGGACGCGTTCTGGGGCCCCGAGGCCCGCCCGAGGTGCGTCCGCCACGCCGAGCTGCTGACCCTGCTGGCCGAGGGCCTGGACGACC from Actinoplanes derwentensis includes these protein-coding regions:
- a CDS encoding PaaI family thioesterase; protein product: MTQTQDATRTRTFGWSDPAEHAHLLGRRSGLELLTAMASGELPPPPIMQLIDGHGMRVEEGSVTLELDPQEFHYNPLGTVHGGVLSTLLDTAAACSVHSTLPAGVAYTSMDLNVKFLRPATIASGRLTCTGTVLQRGRRTALAESRITDAAGRLIAHATSSCMIFDIPGA
- a CDS encoding winged helix-turn-helix transcriptional regulator, whose product is MSSPSAPPAALNWSVDNCTIERAMGVLGEKWTLVVLREVFAGIRRFDDMRVRTGIPRQVLANRLTTLVGNGVLRRDPYREPGARLRHEYRLTAKGFDLYPIMIALSEWGDRYLADPEGPPISYAHRDCGAELHLDVTCADGHQVTEKRAIQPRPGPGAHPRTETSSP
- a CDS encoding GNAT family N-acetyltransferase, with product MGAREESSSSVVLTEKADIDELAAVYRRVHAADLHLIDHSDPSVEDRLRWTAEAPGYQGALGYVDGQLVGAVMGCPLPPETLWWRDLTDVHDPSLAEEWEGRTFAICEAFVDPTVQRHRIGIRLFAELLGQRPEERTALAVTETNTRVWRALQGMKFQHAGDLIPFPGWRSHRMLVRALPLSSSR
- a CDS encoding arylamine N-acetyltransferase family protein, whose amino-acid sequence is MPETIDPTGYLTRLGLPELAGHQPGVAALSALHRAHAERVPYEVLEIHLGRPTTVCPLESARRIVAGRGGYCYHLNGAFSVLLRALGYAVTRHVGGVQGQDAEAGASGNHLVLTVSGLPSAESPDGQWLVDLGMGDGLHGPLPLVAGVYEQGPFRYTLRPSEAEPGGWRFDHDPAGSFRGMDFRTEKAMMSDFAVRHVELSTSETSGFVRTPMAARRDATGADILRGRNLSRIGAAAALTELVTAADYFAALDGVFGMTFDEPERAVLWARASAAHERWLRERTT
- a CDS encoding MFS transporter produces the protein MTISDTTRRRPVITLLVVCQSSIGLIFGGIGLFLPLIRTDLGISFTEAGTLAAVSNLTYALMQVPSGYLADRFPPRRLFLIGMLGLNLLSALFAVLESYPLLLIDQALAGVFRALVFMPGLLLMTELFPPGRRASAMGLYVVGGFSSNILLSAIGPALVGPLGWRLLFVLFAGFGLLSVALYRYLAGPSGRREPSGAPVRFGELPGLLRQRIVQLTAVIQFTRLSVAQGFTFWLPSYLVVDRGQSLAAAGLVAALASAISAPVNYLGGYLSDRINRPLLVIGGSLVVLTGGLTLLTYVPGMLGVLGVVALISVAIQVYFGPLFALPLQVLGDRNAGLISGIGNFWANLGGFAFVYALGAVKDTTGSFRAGFLSLAVLCVVALIATWVARPSLRRAG
- a CDS encoding SGNH/GDSL hydrolase family protein, which encodes MRRRSLLGAASPLLLIDSGPPPRPRWIHTWTAAPQLTERHNLPPEPFTALVDTTLRQTVRVSLGGRRVRVRFSNAFGTGALPITVAAVALPAGGRAGAAGIVPGSCRPLTFSGRRDVIVPAGAQTVSDPVDLPLSPRSNLTITVHLRAGPEQPAITSHPGSRTTSWLATGDQHAAVELPGAVAADHWYLISGVEVLATGASALVVLGDSLTDGRGSTTNGNDRWPDLLADRWRDPRLAILNQAAAGNRVLRDGLGPNALARLDRDVLALGGAAHLLVFEGVNDLGTTAASEAAQRRVTGDLIAAYRQIALRAQACGLRTSGATLTPFGGNIYDDPAGVRETARQSVNSAIRGGLFESYADFDAAVRDPSAPWRLRPAFDVGDHLNLNPAGHAALAAAVPTRLAGVTAGPPTWR